A window of Cohnella herbarum contains these coding sequences:
- a CDS encoding AraC family transcriptional regulator produces the protein MFKQLVLKNPFQLFLTILLPFLISALVLLFVQSSILKKNFEDFALQMIYNQQKSELQNTSQNVQVMAQSVRSLATTAFFDDMIKDLLYSDVAAIDYVKYQTKMQSYKTIYPFLQSIYIYNGQTVYSVPSENFLYNRGNFSDKGIFSILDDIQNNRSHSIVLREIPNIMSGISSGASKTVNVYTYLFFDTQLEKGKVSEAIILNISEDWIKQNISISDQQSDNRMFILDSKGRLMSGDPNHPLLSDMNEFEYTRIINSSKEPSGSLHMNADGVDSFITYTDTGVFDWKLVSVTPYTKIVQEIEIMKKKTLLLMLIFLAGSVLLTFYFSRRLYVPVKLVIQNYHTLESEQKEEFYSRKQEVLRKLVQSSDFGSDQSILRIFNKFNIELEPWESLQLFLFKIDHYSEFSSQYSSKDRGLLKFAMMNIISELLSGMYKHECIEVEEDQILLLINFKAEEESQQQERLLELLQEIQLNTSKYLRLSVSITISQPFESISNINFYYLKTLDLSYYRMILGHQAIISESVVSIRNEDFKYPQDQEKELTDALIQGHFEEADRVLFDMIGYASAYSYTVLNSVLIRLLLSIRYAIEVLEANHSMKVNFNFNTYLTKLQKIETLDNIKSDFRQLFGHLAEELQSKKDNKYLDLLEDVNRIIQRDFTNPGLSLDTIADEVGFSPPYLGKLFKKYRHLSVNDYINHVRLTHATELIATTDETIMEIMQHSGFSSRSHFFALFKKTNGLTPAQYRILVKKSE, from the coding sequence ATGTTTAAGCAACTTGTATTGAAAAATCCGTTTCAGTTGTTTCTGACGATATTGCTGCCGTTTCTAATCAGCGCATTGGTCTTACTGTTCGTTCAGTCGTCGATATTAAAAAAGAATTTTGAAGATTTCGCGCTTCAAATGATCTACAACCAACAGAAATCCGAATTGCAAAACACGAGCCAGAATGTGCAGGTGATGGCCCAGTCGGTTAGATCGCTGGCGACCACCGCTTTTTTTGACGATATGATCAAAGATTTGTTGTATTCGGATGTCGCGGCCATTGATTATGTGAAATATCAGACGAAAATGCAATCCTACAAAACGATTTATCCGTTTCTGCAATCGATTTACATTTATAACGGACAAACGGTATATTCGGTGCCGAGCGAAAACTTTCTATATAATAGAGGGAATTTTAGCGATAAGGGAATATTCTCGATTTTGGACGATATCCAAAATAATCGGTCTCATAGCATCGTCCTTCGCGAAATACCAAATATCATGTCCGGCATCTCGAGCGGTGCGTCCAAAACCGTCAACGTGTATACATACTTGTTTTTTGACACGCAGCTAGAGAAAGGAAAAGTAAGCGAAGCCATTATTCTCAACATATCCGAGGATTGGATCAAGCAAAACATCAGCATATCCGATCAACAGAGCGATAACCGGATGTTCATTCTCGATTCGAAGGGCAGGCTGATGTCCGGAGATCCGAATCATCCGTTGCTTAGCGATATGAACGAATTCGAATATACCCGAATCATCAATTCCTCGAAGGAACCGTCAGGCAGTTTACATATGAACGCAGACGGAGTCGATTCTTTTATTACGTACACGGATACGGGCGTATTTGACTGGAAGCTGGTCAGCGTTACTCCTTATACAAAGATCGTTCAGGAAATCGAGATTATGAAGAAGAAAACGTTACTGCTTATGTTGATTTTTCTGGCCGGAAGCGTTCTGCTCACGTTCTATTTTTCCCGAAGGTTATATGTGCCAGTCAAGCTCGTCATTCAGAACTACCATACGCTAGAGTCTGAGCAGAAGGAGGAGTTTTATAGTCGGAAGCAAGAGGTATTAAGAAAACTGGTGCAGTCCAGCGATTTCGGATCCGATCAATCGATTCTCCGAATCTTTAATAAATTCAATATCGAGCTTGAACCCTGGGAATCCCTCCAGCTCTTCCTGTTCAAGATCGATCATTATTCGGAGTTCAGTTCCCAATATAGTTCGAAAGACCGTGGATTGCTGAAATTCGCCATGATGAACATCATTTCGGAGCTTCTCTCCGGCATGTATAAGCATGAATGTATCGAAGTGGAAGAAGATCAGATTCTGTTGTTGATTAACTTCAAAGCCGAAGAAGAGTCGCAGCAGCAGGAACGGCTGCTAGAGCTCTTGCAAGAAATTCAACTGAATACGTCGAAGTATTTGCGACTGTCCGTTTCCATTACGATTAGCCAGCCTTTCGAATCGATTTCGAATATCAATTTCTACTATTTAAAGACGCTTGATCTCTCGTATTACCGTATGATCTTAGGACATCAAGCCATCATCTCCGAGAGTGTCGTCTCCATTAGGAACGAAGACTTCAAATATCCGCAAGATCAAGAGAAAGAGTTGACGGATGCTCTGATTCAAGGACATTTCGAGGAAGCGGACCGGGTATTGTTCGACATGATCGGTTATGCGTCCGCTTACAGCTATACGGTGCTAAACTCGGTGTTGATCCGATTGCTGCTGTCCATTCGATACGCGATTGAAGTGCTGGAAGCCAACCATTCAATGAAAGTAAATTTCAACTTTAATACGTACTTGACCAAGCTTCAAAAGATCGAGACGTTGGACAATATCAAATCCGATTTCCGCCAACTGTTCGGGCATTTGGCTGAAGAACTGCAATCCAAAAAGGATAATAAGTATTTGGATCTGCTCGAAGATGTCAATCGGATTATTCAAAGAGACTTCACCAATCCTGGATTGTCTCTCGATACGATTGCGGATGAAGTGGGCTTCTCCCCGCCCTATTTAGGGAAGTTGTTCAAGAAGTACCGTCATCTTTCGGTGAATGACTATATCAATCATGTTCGTCTGACGCATGCGACCGAACTCATTGCGACTACCGATGAAACCATTATGGAGATTATGCAGCATTCGGGATTTTCCAGCCGAAGTCATTTCTTCGCATTGTTCAAAAAAACGAACGGACTGACGCCTGCCCAATATCGAATATTAGTGAAAAAATCCGAGTAA
- a CDS encoding carbohydrate ABC transporter permease, whose product MTLRKKLPKMLIHLVLILFGIACIIPLISIISVSLSDETTILQEGYSFFPQGFNLSAYAYVLYKPAQLLNALKVSLLVSAIGTIISVLISAGISYVLSREDYKYKNSLSFYVFFTMLFNGGLVPTYILISNYLHLKNTIWVLILPYLAIPWFILILRTFMQKIPHTIIESCMIDGASELRIFIQMILPLAKPGLATVGLFTILQYWNDWWLSLMYIDKESLVPLQYMLYRMINNIEFLTRTASIMPGMNTVPAETARMAMAILAAGPMLLVFPFFQKYFVKGLTVGAVKG is encoded by the coding sequence ATGACGCTCCGTAAAAAACTGCCGAAAATGTTGATCCATCTCGTGTTGATCTTATTCGGCATCGCTTGCATCATCCCGCTAATCTCGATTATTTCCGTTTCGCTAAGCGACGAAACGACCATTCTACAAGAAGGGTATAGCTTTTTTCCCCAGGGCTTTAATTTAAGCGCCTATGCCTATGTGCTATACAAACCGGCTCAACTCTTGAATGCATTGAAAGTGTCTCTGCTCGTCAGCGCTATAGGTACGATCATTTCCGTGCTGATCTCTGCGGGCATTTCCTATGTATTATCCAGAGAAGACTACAAATATAAGAACTCTCTAAGCTTCTATGTGTTCTTTACGATGCTGTTTAACGGCGGTCTTGTTCCGACCTATATCCTCATCAGCAATTACCTGCACCTGAAAAATACGATCTGGGTACTCATTCTGCCCTATCTGGCGATTCCCTGGTTCATCTTGATCCTGAGAACTTTCATGCAGAAAATTCCGCACACTATCATTGAATCTTGCATGATCGACGGCGCGAGCGAGCTCCGGATATTTATCCAGATGATTCTACCATTGGCTAAACCGGGACTAGCCACCGTCGGCTTGTTCACCATTCTTCAATACTGGAACGATTGGTGGCTAAGCCTGATGTATATCGATAAGGAAAGTCTCGTTCCGTTGCAATATATGCTGTACCGCATGATCAACAACATCGAGTTTCTTACCCGTACCGCGAGCATTATGCCGGGAATGAACACCGTTCCCGCCGAAACGGCCCGGATGGCGATGGCCATTCTGGCTGCCGGTCCGATGCTTCTAGTGTTCCCCTTTTTCCAAAAGTATTTTGTCAAAGGGCTTACGGTAGGCGCGGTCAAAGGATAG
- a CDS encoding SDR family NAD(P)-dependent oxidoreductase, translating into MAEFLNQVAIVTGSTSGIGKAVAESLAKQGVRVVVCGRDEENGRQVVEGIERDGGTAIFVQADQLLPSAPDTIVEQAVKSWGRIDIVVNNAALVCNKPIETVQHEDWDRLFAVNVKSGFFLVQKALPYLKETRGSIVNISSLNSQKNIAGNFVYDSLKAALNHLTTGLALDLKDTGIRCNALLPAGIATPLLNDWFKQLMDDAVEAERVAESEKLRSDVGSPQQVADAVLFLCSGQASWVNGALIPMHGGHKLG; encoded by the coding sequence ATGGCTGAATTTTTGAATCAAGTTGCGATAGTAACCGGATCCACTAGCGGAATCGGCAAAGCGGTTGCCGAGAGCTTAGCCAAGCAAGGCGTTCGCGTCGTCGTTTGCGGACGGGATGAGGAGAACGGGCGACAAGTCGTGGAAGGAATTGAACGGGACGGAGGAACGGCGATCTTCGTGCAAGCGGATCAGCTCCTTCCCTCCGCTCCGGATACGATCGTAGAGCAAGCCGTGAAGTCGTGGGGGAGAATCGATATTGTCGTCAACAATGCCGCCTTGGTTTGCAACAAGCCGATAGAAACCGTTCAGCACGAGGATTGGGACCGGCTATTTGCAGTTAATGTAAAGTCGGGATTTTTTCTGGTTCAGAAGGCGCTGCCGTATTTGAAAGAGACCCGTGGCTCGATCGTTAATATCAGTTCCTTAAACAGCCAAAAAAATATTGCGGGCAATTTCGTTTATGACTCTCTTAAAGCGGCGCTAAACCATCTGACGACAGGACTGGCGCTCGATCTGAAGGATACGGGGATCCGTTGCAATGCCTTACTTCCGGCGGGGATCGCAACACCGCTTCTGAACGATTGGTTTAAACAGCTGATGGATGATGCGGTCGAAGCCGAGCGGGTTGCGGAATCCGAAAAGCTAAGATCGGATGTCGGGTCGCCCCAGCAGGTGGCGGATGCGGTGTTGTTCTTATGCAGCGGTCAGGCATCATGGGTCAACGGGGCGCTTATTCCTATGCATGGCGGTCACAAGCTGGGCTAG
- a CDS encoding ABC transporter permease: MAATNKKMSKTRSMKTLTLTMLALPAILVIFVFSYIPMAGIFIAFKNVNYEQGIFRSPWSGFENFNYFFSSSDAWMVVRNTLGYNTVFIVVGTLLSIIFALLLNEVISRKFLKTYQTLFFFPYFFSWIIVAYMAYSFIGPYGIVTGWLEDLGFTSFDFYTETWIWPILLTFINVWKGLGYTSIIFYAGILGISQDYFEAAAIDGASKFQTIIKITLPLLMPLITIMTLLSIGKIFYSDFGLFFFVPREVGQLYPVTQVIDTYVYRMLRQSGDIGMSSAVGLFQSMMGFVVVLLSNYMVKRVNEENKLF, from the coding sequence ATGGCAGCAACAAATAAAAAAATGAGTAAAACGCGATCCATGAAAACTTTGACGCTTACGATGCTGGCGCTCCCGGCAATTCTGGTGATTTTCGTATTCTCGTACATTCCGATGGCGGGAATTTTTATTGCCTTTAAGAACGTCAATTACGAGCAAGGCATTTTCCGCAGTCCTTGGAGCGGCTTTGAAAACTTCAACTACTTTTTCAGCTCTAGCGACGCATGGATGGTCGTCAGGAACACACTCGGGTACAATACGGTCTTTATTGTGGTCGGCACCTTGCTATCGATTATATTTGCCCTCTTGTTAAATGAAGTCATTAGCCGCAAATTTTTGAAAACGTATCAAACTTTATTTTTTTTCCCCTATTTCTTTTCTTGGATCATCGTGGCGTACATGGCATACTCGTTTATTGGACCTTATGGGATTGTGACCGGCTGGTTGGAAGACCTCGGATTTACGTCCTTCGATTTTTATACCGAAACGTGGATTTGGCCCATCCTGCTTACCTTCATTAATGTATGGAAAGGGTTGGGCTATACCAGCATCATTTTCTATGCCGGAATTCTCGGCATCTCGCAGGATTACTTTGAAGCGGCTGCAATCGATGGCGCATCTAAATTCCAAACCATTATTAAAATTACGTTGCCGTTGCTTATGCCGCTGATTACGATCATGACGCTTCTGTCGATCGGGAAAATTTTCTATTCGGACTTCGGCTTGTTTTTCTTCGTCCCGAGGGAAGTCGGTCAGTTGTATCCGGTCACCCAAGTTATCGATACGTATGTATACCGCATGCTTAGACAATCCGGAGATATCGGCATGTCGTCGGCAGTCGGCTTGTTCCAATCGATGATGGGATTCGTTGTCGTCCTGCTGAGCAACTATATGGTTAAAAGAGTAAACGAAGAGAACAAACTGTTCTAA
- a CDS encoding glycoside hydrolase family 38 N-terminal domain-containing protein yields MKSLTRKWKIYAVHHSHSDIGYTERQEKIEQYHVDFIRQAVRISEEAEAGLHPEWQGFKWTCETFWAVERFLEQADASERERFVAALKRGDLELSGTYLNMSELIGYDILRSKLSAAGEFGRTVGIPVTTAMTADINGYSWGYAQALLDAGIDSLLSNVHTHHGMFPIGRKQTPFYWETPSGEQLLVWNGEHYMVGNDLGLNPNMVLSYTIQDEFIDNAVGGGYTLLQDHWKIAETRIERYLKQLESEDYPYDFVLVNVMGLLRDNASPNGAVAAFINDWNGKHGEAVSMEMTTLSRFFAHVRAQTDEIPVYRGDWPDWWTDGTASTPMHTQIFRDAQRTYGLVRRLDKGAGLVPESQLLKAEHELMMYAEHTWGYHSSIAEPWHPMVQTLGVRKEAYAANASRLVYTALDQALHKLGETTLTPGMPLRYQAINSFDHPVEDIARIYLENYELPGFPNGIEVVDEATGEAVTHQRENVSRGNQISIGVSLLPNEKRVFNVRAASAKADGQTTSSTQLQGKIRIFDLDDLYPGPVSDMPVIRITETGVDTPHVSIRWKTGEGIVSWKEKASGRSLLRTDAAHTAFSPVYEVTKADPERQVEVRGKMGRNRKGAHAQRSVGRLVQAHQVANGPLYGTVELKYETDGMQYYSLLLTVYRDLPRVDVAVRMLKDSVWDPENVYISLPFDTNKQNQQLWLDKAGALVRPGIDQLPGTCLDFYALQEGFALLDEKEGIVIGVPDAPLLQTGPLTYETRLLNGQQGEERNHPLYSWPMTNYWETNFKATLGGFYEFRYNVTWGQDWTSPEQAVRYCHSMNAGVTAFRLKD; encoded by the coding sequence ATGAAGTCGTTAACGCGAAAGTGGAAGATATACGCCGTCCATCATTCCCATTCCGACATCGGCTATACCGAGAGGCAGGAGAAAATCGAACAATATCATGTTGATTTTATTCGTCAGGCGGTACGCATCTCGGAAGAGGCGGAAGCGGGACTGCATCCGGAGTGGCAAGGATTCAAATGGACGTGCGAAACGTTCTGGGCGGTCGAGCGATTCCTGGAACAAGCGGACGCGTCGGAGAGGGAACGGTTCGTCGCCGCATTAAAACGCGGAGATCTGGAGTTGTCCGGTACGTATTTGAATATGAGCGAGTTGATCGGCTACGACATCCTGCGCAGTAAACTGTCCGCCGCCGGTGAATTCGGACGCACGGTCGGCATTCCGGTCACGACGGCCATGACGGCCGACATTAACGGCTACAGTTGGGGCTATGCGCAAGCTTTGCTGGATGCAGGCATCGATTCCTTGCTATCGAACGTGCACACTCATCATGGGATGTTTCCGATCGGGCGCAAACAGACGCCGTTTTATTGGGAGACGCCAAGCGGAGAACAACTGCTCGTCTGGAACGGCGAGCATTACATGGTAGGCAACGATTTGGGGTTAAACCCGAATATGGTGCTCTCTTATACGATTCAAGACGAATTCATAGACAATGCAGTGGGCGGTGGTTATACATTACTCCAAGATCATTGGAAAATCGCCGAAACGCGAATCGAACGATATTTGAAGCAATTGGAGAGCGAGGATTATCCGTATGATTTCGTCCTGGTGAACGTGATGGGGCTGCTTCGGGATAATGCTTCTCCGAACGGGGCCGTAGCCGCATTCATCAACGACTGGAACGGCAAGCACGGGGAGGCGGTAAGCATGGAGATGACGACGTTGTCCCGCTTTTTCGCCCATGTACGCGCGCAAACGGACGAAATTCCGGTTTATCGCGGGGACTGGCCGGATTGGTGGACGGACGGCACTGCCTCTACGCCGATGCACACGCAAATTTTCCGGGACGCCCAACGCACGTACGGTCTGGTCCGGCGATTGGACAAAGGCGCCGGTCTCGTTCCAGAGTCGCAGCTTTTGAAAGCGGAGCACGAATTAATGATGTACGCGGAGCATACGTGGGGTTATCATTCCTCGATCGCCGAACCTTGGCATCCGATGGTGCAAACACTTGGCGTTCGCAAGGAAGCGTACGCGGCCAATGCGAGCCGTCTTGTCTACACCGCGCTCGATCAAGCGCTGCACAAACTTGGGGAGACGACGTTGACCCCCGGCATGCCGCTTCGTTATCAAGCGATCAATTCGTTTGATCATCCGGTGGAAGACATCGCCCGTATTTATCTCGAAAACTATGAATTACCCGGTTTTCCGAACGGCATCGAAGTCGTAGACGAAGCGACGGGCGAAGCCGTGACTCATCAGCGTGAGAACGTCAGCCGCGGCAACCAGATATCTATCGGCGTAAGCCTGCTGCCGAACGAGAAACGCGTATTCAACGTGCGGGCGGCTTCCGCCAAAGCGGACGGTCAGACGACCAGCAGCACGCAGCTGCAGGGAAAGATCCGCATCTTCGACCTGGATGATCTGTATCCCGGCCCTGTTTCCGACATGCCAGTGATCCGTATCACCGAAACCGGCGTAGACACGCCTCATGTGTCGATCCGTTGGAAAACGGGCGAAGGCATCGTGTCATGGAAAGAAAAGGCCAGCGGTCGAAGCCTGCTGAGAACGGATGCGGCGCACACCGCTTTCTCGCCGGTATATGAAGTGACGAAAGCGGATCCTGAGCGGCAGGTGGAAGTACGAGGCAAAATGGGACGCAATCGTAAAGGCGCTCATGCTCAACGCTCGGTCGGACGTCTTGTTCAAGCGCACCAGGTTGCGAATGGTCCTCTGTACGGTACGGTCGAATTGAAATACGAGACGGACGGAATGCAGTATTATTCTTTGCTGCTGACGGTCTACCGGGATTTGCCTCGCGTCGATGTCGCCGTACGGATGCTGAAAGACAGCGTATGGGATCCGGAAAACGTGTACATCTCGTTGCCCTTCGATACGAACAAACAGAATCAGCAATTGTGGCTGGATAAAGCGGGTGCGCTCGTGCGCCCGGGTATCGATCAACTGCCGGGTACGTGTTTGGATTTTTACGCACTGCAAGAAGGATTCGCGCTTCTGGACGAGAAGGAAGGAATCGTCATCGGGGTTCCCGACGCGCCGTTGTTGCAGACCGGCCCGCTTACTTATGAGACCAGGCTGTTAAACGGACAGCAGGGCGAAGAACGGAATCATCCGTTATATTCCTGGCCGATGACGAATTACTGGGAGACGAATTTCAAGGCGACGCTAGGAGGATTCTACGAGTTTCGTTACAACGTGACATGGGGACAGGACTGGACGTCTCCTGAACAGGCGGTTCGTTATTGTCATAGCATGAACGCGGGAGTAACCGCATTTCGGTTGAAGGATTAA